The DNA segment gatgcacttaatttctataataagatagtatgaatgtttacatgatcaaccatggtagtgtgtgttttatatactatcataagtttgaataaatgaatcatttagattttcctatataattcagaagtgttttaatccttagaggaaacatgtacaactggatatacatcacagttgaaactgtataaatatatatatatatatttggaaaatctAATGCCAATGGCTTTTAACTGCaaagtcaaacttaaaaaataaataagaaatttgatttcaaataatgaaagtTTCACACAAATTCCTCACTgcctatttaacagtttaaagttttatgttGTGTTGggatatgcaattaatttcagGTTCTGTGTCAATATATCTGTAGTTATCTGCTGGGTCTGGTATCTCCAGTGTATGTAGGTATTAAGTACTGTTCTGACAAAGTCTCCTAAAACACACTGGAACCTTTAAGGTGAGTATCTTGAAGACTGACTGTGAGCATATTCTAAACCTTGTGATTTTTCAGTGtcctgaaaaagacaaaaagttataaaatattgtttaaaacagcacaatataatgcatttatgaaaacgccttttaatggttaaacaacaagaaacacataattttcattcccatttttcaactgaaatagttggatattttatgaaaattattgtctttttaaaaaaataaataagtagggtatttaagaaaacatgaaaaacaccattctggtcacattttatttcttgtttaatgttcatataagttaaataacaattatgctATACCAGTTAACTGCTCAAAGTAAGATGCCCAACATTGTATcaatatgaaattcattttattgtattattcataaaatcgGTTGATATcttattgcattttatcatttcctacCTACTTTTATATTTCCCTCCATTGCCAGCTTGAAGCATTCCTGATAGTTTTCTATCACCagcctgaaataattaacttaaacaatatttaacaagcaaaaacactaaaaaaaataaacatagaatATCATTAAGCATCCGTTCATAGCCTGTGCATTAACTGCAGGTACATAATATGGTTTTGCAGTTTAGTTTCTACATTAGTCCTtatgacaatgtgttcatatgttgaatatacctccattattattcataaaaccaaCATTAGAATTAAATTCCCTTTTCCATACCATTATTAAACAGAGGTCAATGAAGAGCAAGGCTTTTTCCACCAAGACCATGACACTTCTGTTGTCAATTTTCATTGTACACTTGGCATCAAATGGTATGACTGAAAAAGACAAGATTTAACCTTGTCAGTTGAAAACtcacatatgtacatatatactacaAAGTTCTACATAAACCATATGATACCTTACTAATACAAGTTTCAATTACAAGTAAAGGTGAACTTAAATGATTACATTGTCACCCGATAGTGTTCATGGTAAAGTAGccaataatcaatttatttgttgtgacagtgttgtttacattactgtacagtatctatatttacatattaagcatcagttttagatgtgtaaaattaaggaaaataattatgttatatcatgaCATGGTAATATGGTAacactgtttaataattcactgaCTACATGCCACAAAGACCGGTAatgtaacaacaaaatatgtacatgcatttatttatccgaatttaaaaccatccgaaatagaagaatttcaagaacatgttttACATGACATATTAAACAACAATGGAACCAAATCAAATTCAACATCATATTCCATGTTTTAGATGTACTCAATATCAgcacattaacaaaatataacaaaaagcttaCATCTTCTACAGTTAAAATCCGTTTTTGACAGAACGGcggaaatagaacattttcgtactgttttcagctatttttagacatagttTGAAAATTCCACAACAACGAACATGCTACACGTAATATTAAACTctcaaatgttaataaaaagtaaaaatatactttgatatggagaaaatcttcgtccgccatcttgatcgtaaagttaacgagtgcctcttaccggtcgtaggtttacgagcaatattaacgataaagcaggtgcacgttgcgtctctgaaacggtgcggatcggtaattttggtcgtactaccaaaatcagctaacgatcgccttaacgatcgtctctgaaacgcaccccagatcgcagatttttatctttaagttAAAGAATGTTGCTTTAtggatttttcttaaaccgtaagtacggtttaagccataaaacattaattttcgagcggaaatatgaaaatctacgatctgatttgttgtcagaaatcttatatcattggttggcagatatatatgtaacaatttgctctttcaaagacaaaaaaataaaaagttgataaaatggtcaatctgtgagagtgcagctttaaggcagACATCTTACAGAGTTTGGCAGAAAGGTTATTTGTAACTTATTTGATCTATCACATagacgtgttttttttcaacaattattaGATACAGCATATAAACCTCGATCTTTCTTTCTAATGTGATAACCAGCTATACAGCAGTACAAAAGGGTCGTGCTGTTCGTGTTTACAATAGTTGCGAATGGCAACACAAGGACAAACATCGATACCCTCACGGACAATTACTATGTATGCACTGCCAGAATTTGAAACTGTCATATTCAACCCATGtgttaaaccattttgtttacaaactgttGTACTGTGTTTGATTGTGACGTTTGATACCAAGGTATCCGCAGGCCGTAACACGACGTGTACGcgaacttgtacgtgtagctacacgtacagGCACCAAGGTATCCGCAGGCCGTAACACGACGTGTACGcgaacttgtacgtgtagctacacgtacaggtacCAAGGTATCCGCAGGCCGTAACACGACGTGTACGcgaacttgtacgtgtagctacacgtacaggtacCAAGGTATCCGCAGGCCGTAACACGACGTGTACGcgaacttgtacgtgtagctacacgtacagGCACCAAGGTATCCGCCGGCCGTAACACGACGTGTACGCGAACTTGTGTGAGTAGCTACACGTACGCGCACCAAGGTATCCGCCGGCCGTAACACGATGTTATGcaaacttgtacgtgtagctacacgtacagGCACCAAGGTGTCCGCAGGCCGTAACACGACGTGTACGCGAACTTATACTTGtagctacacgtacaggtacCAAGGTATCCGCAGGCCGTAACACGACGTGTACGcgaacttgtacgtgtagctacacgtacagGCTCAAAGGTATTCGGCGGCCGTTATAAAACGACGTGAACGCGAAATTTTTGCGAAGCTACACGTTTAGGCACAATTTCGATGTTATCGCATACATCACTTACCTTGTGCAATATTGTACTTATATTTCTGATGTGTACCAGGACACATGCCTTGATGACGCAATGCACTAACAGAAGTAAACACATCCACTTACCCGTGCAGGTTAAGATTTGCGACTCTCTATTAACCACTTTGTCGGAACGTTAACGTGTAGAGGCGGAGtttaaccgttcaataactaaCGTGCGGATAAATTACAATGCTCTTCACTTATACCGCCACTCTAGTTATAGAACGTTGTGCTTGACAACATAATACTAAAATGGAACACCATCCACTTCCTACGTAGTTGAATTATACACTCGCGATGAAGTGCTCGCGTTTACTTTAAATTACTCTTACTTACTCTTACTGTGGGTGCAGTTACTTAAACACGTCGATTTTAACCGCGAATGGCTGAAACAGAAACCCTTTCGCTCGTTATTGAAGTTTTAAGGGCATAACACTATATCGTGCGGACGGGTAACCGTGTCCAAATTTTCTACCCGTCAAGCCCTGTTGATAAGAATGCATGTGTTTTGGGAATAAGTTTACGAGTGTTTTGTAAAAGGTTGAAgcagtaacttatttttttgcaCTTTTGAGAAAATAGGTGTGGATAATCCAATGAACGAATCATCATTTTATGTGGTCTCACGGCAAGATCCTTGACAAGAGTGATCAGCATCATCAGGGCGCGTCCGTTGCTTTCACTGGTCCAcaacatcaatattttttctttaatgtatTATGAATTAAGGCTTAGTCCTTAATGTCAATGATCGAAAAAAGTACAGCAACAAAACACGTTAATTCCACTAATGTTCCAGCCCATCAGAGCAACGGACTGTGGTAAATTGCATTAACTCGGTCTAACATTCATAGAGCTACCTGCAAATGGTTTAATGCATTTGAAAGGGCAACATGGTATACTCTACGACAATTCATTAAACCTTGTTTGCCCAAGTGTATGGAATACTGGTGTACTGGTTCCATTAGAGAACCTTTATTCTTTATGCACTTTGTAATTTGTAGCGtactattaatattataatttatagtGGCCAAATGACTTGGAGACTGGTAAGTGTTCATTGAGAAATGCTTctgaacacattattgatatttGCTTAGGATTCGTCTGACATCGACAACATTTGTCTCATTTCAGTTTTTCCACAATTTTTTTTGATAGATTCGAGTATATTAAATTCAGTAACAGGTTTTGGCTATCGCAGAGTTGAGCTTCTCACCGAAACGTACCGGATTAGATCGTCAGCATGGATGTGTGTGAGTTTTGTTGGTGGTCACCACCGCATTCAATGTTATCTTGGTACTTCGGTTTCTTCAATTATTTAAGACACGACGCAACATCGAGCAAACGAGAGTGACTAAGCGTAAAAAGAATCAACTTTCTTCCAATTTCCCTTAAACACAACACATAAGAATAATTGTATGCTTTTGAATTGAATAATCAAGATTAACGTAGTTATAAATTTGAAGttaatttaatgatattttataaataaatgttcatacaataaaataatcaatactgtatatacatgtttacataaaatTTGAGACAAATGATTAACTGTCAAACATGCaaaggtgtgtgtgtgtgtggggggggggggggggttatacGCGCTCAGATGATTCTGATCCACCTCCAAAGAATAGTACTTGACCCATCCTCGGTGATGTGGCTCACATTCAAGCCGGTACAAAgatgtttatatgtacatgtctGGGCGCTTGTCAGGAAAATGTCCGCCTCAAAGTCAAAccaaattttaaagtggatttaatttgaagGCTGATACAGTCTAACATTGTGGTGTTAGTAATTTTGTGATATTACGGAAAGGGTTTAAGTTTATCTATACACATGTACAGAAGCATAAAATCACTTTAATATTTCTGTGTATAGTGCTGTTTACACGGGAACACATTGAAGATTGgaatttgctgtacagtttCCGACAAaagaaaaagacgagaatgggccattgaattatgcttgtttgtcagaagacaatatagttataccaacatatcgcataccattttaaaggtaattggcTCCCCTTTTCATGtcacttattttaaaatggattgtttatatgtcagttgagaaatttgaataaaactggACTCGACcgtgaaatctggtaagtttgagttacacacatacttgcatcttttttgtatatcaaatgcactaaatgtctttaaatgtgttgtttgtctcattttatgtacccaaaatggttttaatcaacattttagtgacagaCAATGATTCAGACGCCTGGGATCTAACTCATGCGAGCGATCTTTCATAAGTATGTCAAAGCGTATATTAGGTTATGATTATAATTAGACTGCACTGCGTCCATCGTCATGTTTGTAACTTATCAGTGGACGGATATGTCATTTTCACGGGTAAGTTATGCTGGATGCTGAGTTATGACGCACCTTTTGCGACAATAATTAAATGTCGACACCCAATTAATGAGCCCCATTGGTATAATTTTTACTCCTTAGCGTTTATCTTTATTCGCtatattaagtgtttcatttaattattaaaatattgacgGATTTGTCTTTTAAAATCCGGTCGATAAACTGATGTCAGGCGTATTTGGTTTCGCTGTTCCTTGTATTATTGTCCCTCGTGTTATTGTTCCTCGTGTCAATGTTTGGCTGTATGCTTTGTCGTTGTTTCTAACTTTGTTGTTACGTATGTCATAGTTCGTTGTTTCGTTGTGTGTTTTGTCTATGTTCTTCTCTTCGTTGTTTATCCTCTCAGTGTCACTCGTGTCGTTGTCTCGTTTCACCCTTTTAATTGTTCCTCGTCCCGTGGATTGTCGCGTCGCTGTTCATCGAATCGTCGTTCGTCGTGTCGTTGTGTCTTGGAAGTTCCTTGTTCGTTGTTCACCGTGTTAATTTACCTCGTGTTGCTGTTGCTTGTGTCGCTGTTGCTCGTGCCGTTGTTTCTTGTGCCGTTATTCCTCGTTTCGTATTTCCTTGTGACAATGTACCACGTGTTGCTGTTCCTCGTGTCGTTGCTCCTCGTTTCGTGGTTCGTTGTGTCGTTTTTTCCTCATGTGGTTGCTCGTCGCTTCGTTTTTCCTCGTGTTGCTTGTCCTCGTGCCGATGTTCCCCGTCTCGTGGTTTGCCGCGTATTATTTCCTGGTGTCGTTGTCCGTGTGACGTTGTTTCTTGAGTCGGGATCTAACTCATGCGAGCGATCTTTCATAAGTATGTCAAAGCGTATATTAGGTTATGATTATAATTAGACTGCACTGCGTCCATCATCATGTTTGTAACTTATCAGTGGACGGATATGTCATTTTCACGGGTAAGTTATGTTGGATGCTGAGTTATGACGCACCTTTTGCGACAATAATTAAATGTCGACACCCAATTAATGAGCCCCATTGGTATAATTTTTACTCCTTAGCGTTTATCTTTATTCGCtatattaagtgtttcatttaattattaaaatattgacgGATTTGTCTTTTAAAATCCGGTCGATAAACTGATGTCAGGCGTATTTGGTTTCGCTGTTCCTTGTATTATTGTCCCTCGTGTTATTGTTCCTCGTGTCAATGTTTGGCTGTATGCTTTGTCGTTGTTTCTAACTTTGTTGTTACGTATGTCATAGTTCGTTGTTTCGTTGTGTGTTTTGTCTATGTTCTTCTCTTCGTTGTTTCTCGTCTCAGTGTTACTCGTGTCGTTGTCTCGTTTCCCCCTTTTAATTGTTCCTCGTCCCGTGGATTGTCGCGTCGCTGTTCATCGAATCGTCGTTCGTCGTGTCGTTGTGTCTTGGAAGTTCCTTGTTCGTTGTTCACCGTGTTAATTTACCTCGTGTTGCTGTTGCTTGTGTCGCTGTTGCTCGTGCCGTTGTTTCTTGTGCCGTTATTCCTCGTTTCGTATTTCCTTGTGACAATGTACCACGTGTTGCTGTTCCTCGTGTCGTTGCTCCTCGTTTCGTGGTTCGTTGTGTCGTTTTTTTCCTCATGTGGTTGCTCGTCGCTTCGTTTTTCCTCGTGTTGCTTGTCCTCGTGCCGATGTTCCCCGTCTCGTGGTTTGCCGTGTATTATTTCCTGGTGTCGTTGTCCGTGTGACGTTGTTTCTTGAGTCGTTGTTCCTTGTGTCAATGTTCCTTGTTCCGTTGTTCCCCGTCTCGTGGTTTGCCGCGTATTTGTTCCGCAGGTCGTTGTCATTGTGACGTTGTTTCTCGTGACGTTATTAGTTGTGTCTTTATTCCTCGTGTCGTTGTTTCTCGTGTCGTTATCATTTGTGTCTTTATTCCTCGTGTCGTTGTTTCTCGTGTCGATGTTCCTTGTTTGGTTGTTCCGTCTCGTGGTTTGACATGTCTTTGTTTCTCGAGTTGACGTCCTCGTGTCATTGTTCCTCGTGTCATTGGACCTCGTGTCGTTGTTCCTCGTGTCATTGTTCCTCGTGTCGTTGTTCCTCGTGTCGTTGTTCCTCGTGTCGTTGTTCCTCGTGTTATTGTTTCTCGTGTCATTGGACCTCGTGGCATTGTTCCTCGAGGCGTTGTTCCTCGTGTCGTTGTTCCTCGTGTCGTTGTTACTCGTGTCGTTGTTCCTCGTGTCGTTGTCCCTCGTGTCGTTGTCCCTCGTGTCGTTGTCCCTTGTGTCGTTGTTCCTTGTGTCGTTGTTCCTCGTGTCGTTGTTCCTCGTGTCGTTGTTCCTTGTATCGTTGTTCCTTGTGTCGTTGTTCCTCGTGTCGTTGTCCCTCGTGTCGTTGTCCCTCGTGTCGTTGTTCCTTGTGTCGTTGTTCCTCCTGTCGTTGTCCCTCCTGTCGTTGTCCCTTGTGTCGTTGTTCCTTGTGTCGTTTTCCTTTGTATCGTTGTTCCTTGTGTCGTTGTTCCTCCTGTCGTTGTTCCTTGTGTCGTTTTCCTTTGTATTGTTGTTCTTTGTGTCGTTCTTCCTCCTGTCGTTGTCCCTCCTGTCGTTGTTCCTCCTGTCGTTGTTCCTTGTGTCGTTGTTCCTTGTGTCGTTGTTCCTTGTGTCGTTTTACTTTGTGTCGTTGTTCCTCGTGACGTTGCTCCTCCTGTCGTTGCTCCTCCTGTCGTTGTTCCTTGTGTCGTTCTTCTTTGTGTCGTTGTTCCTTGTGTCGTTGTCCCTTGTGTCGTTTTCCCTTGTGTCGTTGTTCTTCGTGTCGTTGTTCCTTGTGTCGTTTTCCCTTGTGTCGTTGTCCCTTGTGTCGTTTTCCCTTGTGTCGTTGTTCCTTGTGTCGTTGTCCCTTGTGTCGTTGTCCCTTGTGTCGTTGTTCCTTGTGTCGTTGTCCCTTGTGTCGTTTTCCCTTGTGTCGTTGTCCCTTGTGTCGTTTTCCTTTGTGTCGTTGTCCCTTGTGTCGTTGTCCCTTGTGTCGTTGTCCCTTGTGTCGTTGTCCCTTGTGTCGTTTTCCCTTGTGTCGTTGTCCCTTGTGTCGTTGTTCCTTGTGTCGTTGTTCCTTGTGTCGTTGTCCCTCGTGTCGTTGTCCCTCGTGTCGTTGTCCCTCGTGTCGTTGTTCCTCGTGTCGTTGTTCCTTGTGTCGTTGTCCCTTGTGTCGTTGTCTCTTGTGTCGTTGTTCTTTGTGTCGTTGTTCTTTGTGTCGTTTTCCCTTGTGTCGTTGTCCCTTGTGTCGTTGTTCCTTGTGTCGTTGTTCTTTGTGTCGTTGTCCCTTGTGTCTTTTTCCTTTGTGTCGTTGTCCCTTGTGTCGTTTTCCCTTGTGTCGTTGTTCCTTGTGTCGTTTTCCTTTGTGTCGTTGTTCCTCGTGTCGTTCCtcgttttatatataaatcaagaGAAAGACACGTTTCGAAAGCACGTCATTATTTTCAATGACCACCTGATTTCGAACGCATACAATATTGTTCCAGTCATAATATAACTAATTTCCACCTAGAAGAGCTAATAAGTTATTCCCTTTAAAGGATTGAGAcacttttgtttgaaatatttcccTCCCACTGCGTCCAATAAGACTAATATGCTAGATATTTCATATAGGTGTAGCAGGGCGTATATTATATAGGATGTGAAGTAAATCAGATTGCACTGCGTTCGGATGCAGTGTTATGAATTAGATATTGCTAACACAATTAAATGTCGACAACCGAATTATTGCGCCACATTGATATCATTAGTTTATGTCTGTTCGCTAAAATACCGTATATTGTCgttaaatagaaaattaaaaaaaaagagatttTCTGAATCCGGTCGCTGAACTGAACTGGACTGATGACCGACTTATTTCGGGTCGTTGTTTGACATCTCGTTCTTCCTCGTCGCGTTGTCTTTGTGGCGATTCTTCTCGAGTCGTTGATGGTCATGCCGTTGTTCCCGTGTCGTTATTCCTCGTGTCGTTGTGTGGTTATGTCGTTGTTTCTCATGTAACTACTCCTCGTGTCGTTTATCCTTGTGTCGTTGTTGGTATTGTGTTTGTTCTTCGAGTCATTTCACCTCGTGTCGTTGTTCCTCGATGCGTTGTTCTTCGTACCATTTCTCCTCGTGTCGTTGTTCCTCGTGTCGTTGTTCGCCATGTCGTTGTTCCTCGTGTCGTTGTTCCTCGTGTCGTTGTTTCTCGTGTCGTTGTTCCTTGTGTCGTTGTTCGCCATGTCGGTGTTTCTCGTGTCGTTGTTCCTTGTGTCGTTGTTCGCCATGTCGTTGTTCCTCGTATCGTTGTTCGCCATGTTGTTGTTCCTCGTGTCGTTGTTCCTCGTGTCGTTGTTCGTCATGTCGTTGTTCCTCGTGTCGACGTTCCTCATGTCGTTGTTCCTCATGTCGTTGTTCCTCGTGTCGTTGTTCGCCATCTCGTTGTTCCTCGTGTCGTTGTTCCTCGTGTCGTTGTTCGTCATGTCGGTGTGTGTCATGTCGTTGATGATTATGTCGTTGTTCCTCATGTCGTTGTTCGCCATGTCGTTGTTCGACATGTCGTTGTCCGCCATGTCGTTGTTCCTCATGTCGTTGTTCGAAGGGTCGTTGTTCAAAGTGTCGTTGTACGTCATGTCGCCGTTCGACAGGAAAAGTAGACCTGGGCGGAATATGTGCGCCCTCTTGGGGGTTAGAACCTACGACCTCAGTTACACTGGCTCGGATCTCTGATCGTTTGAGCTATAATTTCACTTATGACAAAATTAAAGTAATGCTAGCAAAAAGTGAACCAGTTGTCGAGCTTGACCGCCAGAACAGTGACCccatatattaaaattgtttatgaCTTAAACATATTCATAGCATGTTCTCAGTGTTTGCTTAGTTGTTCTTATGTTGGTGTTGGTTTTGTTATTGTtagtggaggtggtggtgataatGATTTTTATGGTTttggtgctgttgttgttagTGTATGTGTTAttggtggtgttgttggtggtggtatGGTGTTGGCCTGTTGGTGCTATTAAATTTCATGGCATTTTCAGCATAGttcgaaaatattttgtaattgtacGTATATTGATGGATTTATGCTTGCAATACCAATGCGCTTACCGGCgataactttttatttagaaaaaaaaacacacacaacattTCCCTCCTTATATCTATAACCTTAAAGTGTTGCTTCACTTTGTTCTAATTTGGTTTAAACTCGTTGCCAccaaacaaaattcaaatattagtTGAATATGACCTTACGAATTATTGATCTAAGCTTATATTCAAAACGTCAAGTTAATACCCGCTTGATCCTAATTCAATATGGATATCGATTGATTGCCAAACAGTGCTCATCAAACCCAgaagtaaatacatgtatacataaaacGGAAAGCAGATCATAACATGAAATAGCTTTACTTTAAACTTTGCAAAGGCTGTGTTTAATGTTCTACTGGACTAATGAACTTATTAACTCGAAAACAAGTATAGCTATAATTAGTTAAAAGCTATTAACTGAAATCGTCTAATCCAGTAGTAACTATACATGCATTGAAGACATAGAAGCAAATATGGGAGTTTTACATGTTATATTCAAGAAAAGTGTATCACGCAGTATGCGTCTTCAGGCGCTTGCGAACGTTTTCTGTGCCGTGTACATGTTGACGGTGACGTTCATAGTGACGTACGTGAGTTTCTTCCACATCGTGCCGGGTTGCTACAGTACAACCGCCGTGTTTTGGCATCGATTGGCCATCTGGTACATATTTATAGGGGCCATTGGAAACTACATCACCTGTATCGCGACTAAAACCGGCATTAAAAAGATCCCGACAATAACGGATTCTACGTCATTACAAAATGGAGGACAGAAAACTGCCAGTGAAGTGAAAGAAAGCAAGACATCGAAAGCTCACAGGAACGGTCGCGAATCAGCAGTTCCGGTAAGCAGGCGGGGCCGTGAGCGGTTCTGCCTCCCGTGCGATATGCAGGTTCCGGTCCGCTCCCACCACTGCTACCTGTGCGAAGAGTGTATCGTTAAGCGCGACCATCACTGTTTCTTTATGGGAGTCTGCATTGGCCGGGAAAACCAC comes from the Mya arenaria isolate MELC-2E11 chromosome 13, ASM2691426v1 genome and includes:
- the LOC128213959 gene encoding palmitoyltransferase ZDHHC21-like, which gives rise to MGVLHVIFKKSVSRSMRLQALANVFCAVYMLTVTFIVTYVSFFHIVPGCYSTTAVFWHRLAIWYIFIGAIGNYITCIATKTGIKKIPTITDSTSLQNGGQKTASEVKESKTSKAHRNGRESAVPVSRRGRERFCLPCDMQVPVRSHHCYLCEECIVKRDHHCFFMGVCIGRENHIYFIYFTLFMGIGTFYGLLLLAKYLNYLYHIQFQGPQTFLVLFFNTLIGLFRGQLPTYRFMGLFVLLYVSLAAMMVAFGFFAWQMMIVLKGQTTFEAKFGITRYSKGGYFANFRQVFNTRSLVSLLLPLWDLATETNYCRIGSKFD
- the LOC128215176 gene encoding probable cyclin-dependent serine/threonine-protein kinase DDB_G0292550, with protein sequence MTYNDTLNNDPSNNDMRNNDMADNDMSNNDMANNDMRNNDIIINDMTHTDMTNNDTRNNDTRNNEMANNDTRNNDMRNNDMRNVDTRNNDMTNNDTRNNDTRNNNMANNDTRNNDMANNDTRNNDTRNTDMANNDTRNNDTRNNDTRNNDTRNNDMANNDTRNNDTRRNGTKNNASRNNDTRNDTRNNDTKENDTRNNDTRENDTRDNDTKEKDTRDNDTKNNDTRNNDTRDNDTRENDTKNNDTKNNDTRDNDTRDNDTRNNDTRNNDTRDNDTRDNDTRDNDTRNNDTRNNDTRDNDTRENDTRDNDTRDNDTRDNDTRDNDTKENDTRDNDTRENDTRDNDTRNNDTRDNDTRDNDTRNNDTRENDTRDNDTRENDTRNNDTKNNDTRENDTRDNDTRNNDTKKNDTRNNDRRSNDRRSNVTRNNDTKNNDTRNNDRRNNDRRDNDRRKNDTKNNNTKENDTRNNDRRNNDTRNNDTKENDTRNNDTRDNDRRDNDRRNNDTRNNDTRDNDTRDNDTRNNDTRNNDTRNNDTRNNDTRNNDTRNNDTRDNDTRDNDTRDNDTRNNDTSNNDTRNNDTRNNASRNNATRSNDTRNNNTRNNDTRNNDTRNNDTRNNDTRNNDTRSNDTRNNDTRTSTRETKTCQTTRRNNQTRNIDTRNNDTRNKDTNDNDTRNNDTRNKDTTNNVTRNNVTMTTTCGTNTRQTTRRGTTEQGTLTQGTTTQETTSHGQRHQEIIHGKPRDGEHRHEDKQHEEKRSDEQPHEEKNDTTNHETRSNDTRNSNTWYIVTRKYETRNNGTRNNGTSNSDTSNSNTR